The following are encoded in a window of Solibacillus sp. FSL R7-0668 genomic DNA:
- the gp17 gene encoding tail completion protein gp17, whose protein sequence is MSSPLLELQSAIVQRLASDSDLLALMPIDLMAAEEKDRRLYDYIPEDALSPYIHIDAPVISKVYVAPHSLVDVSLTLHIWHNQQLTGEYGNHTPALLLQAVKQALRFKLLMPSYQVMQVKITNERIFEDTNVDVKHGVLSCTYKLLKV, encoded by the coding sequence ATGAGTTCACCATTACTCGAATTACAGAGTGCCATTGTGCAACGATTAGCGAGCGACAGTGACCTGTTAGCCCTCATGCCGATTGATTTAATGGCAGCAGAAGAAAAAGACCGGCGATTGTATGACTACATTCCCGAGGATGCGTTAAGTCCATATATCCATATTGATGCACCTGTTATTTCAAAGGTTTACGTTGCGCCGCATTCATTAGTAGACGTAAGCCTAACGTTGCATATATGGCACAATCAACAGCTTACAGGTGAATATGGGAATCATACACCGGCCTTATTATTACAAGCGGTGAAACAGGCGTTACGCTTCAAATTGCTAATGCCCAGCTATCAAGTAATGCAAGTGAAAATTACAAATGAACGTATATTCGAGGACACCAATGTTGATGTAAAGCATGGTGTCCTTTCATGTACCTACAAACTATTAAAAGTATAG
- a CDS encoding HK97-gp10 family putative phage morphogenesis protein: MGITRFGNRQLSKALDRWGDNIIADVKRIVVETAELLKTEAVARAPHDTGDLKRSIEVTVLADGLTAIVTVGAHYAIYIEFGTGIYAVKGNGRKTPWGYLDPKGRLDENGQPLWIWTKGMHAQPFWFPAVDIARDYFKNEMRKLGR, from the coding sequence ATGGGTATTACTAGATTCGGTAACAGGCAACTTTCAAAAGCCCTTGATAGATGGGGAGACAATATAATTGCTGATGTTAAAAGAATAGTTGTTGAAACGGCCGAACTTTTGAAAACAGAGGCAGTTGCGAGAGCTCCACATGATACAGGTGATTTGAAACGGTCAATTGAAGTCACCGTTCTTGCTGATGGGTTGACGGCAATCGTCACAGTTGGCGCTCATTACGCGATTTATATCGAGTTCGGCACGGGTATTTACGCAGTGAAAGGAAATGGTCGTAAAACACCGTGGGGCTATTTAGATCCCAAAGGACGTCTTGACGAAAATGGACAACCATTGTGGATATGGACAAAAGGTATGCATGCCCAGCCATTTTGGTTTCCTGCTGTTGATATTGCACGCGATTATTTTAAAAATGAAATGAGAAAGCTAGGAAGGTGA
- a CDS encoding phage head closure protein has protein sequence MYDEFPHEVTLKVLKNVPNGSGGVTKKWVPERNVDCFVDTPSTNRLVEASKLGITIHRDLYCEYGEEIPTTVRIEYEGIDYVMSGDTEDQGGMHEVLRIPLKKVT, from the coding sequence ATGTACGATGAATTTCCGCATGAAGTAACATTGAAGGTGCTAAAGAATGTTCCTAATGGTTCTGGCGGAGTCACTAAGAAATGGGTACCTGAAAGAAATGTAGATTGTTTTGTAGATACGCCATCAACGAACCGTTTGGTCGAAGCAAGTAAGCTCGGCATCACCATTCATCGGGATTTATATTGCGAATACGGCGAAGAAATTCCGACTACAGTGCGCATCGAATATGAAGGAATTGACTATGTCATGTCGGGCGATACAGAAGACCAAGGTGGCATGCATGAAGTGTTACGCATCCCATTAAAGAAGGTGACCTGA
- a CDS encoding Rho termination factor N-terminal domain-containing protein, whose product MLLRRYHNRKPTTRGYGVPIDSPKFTSIAEMSVKELKELCKERGLKGYSRMNEADLIELLLGGVDDVGTE is encoded by the coding sequence ATGTTATTACGTCGCTATCATAACCGTAAACCGACCACACGTGGCTACGGTGTTCCAATCGACTCACCTAAGTTCACATCCATCGCTGAAATGAGCGTAAAAGAGCTTAAAGAGTTATGCAAAGAACGCGGCTTAAAAGGTTATTCCAGAATGAATGAAGCAGATTTAATTGAATTGCTTTTGGGTGGTGTTGATGATGTGGGAACCGAATGA
- a CDS encoding N4-gp56 family major capsid protein: MKQPKFMKPEPIDLILPLNKQHGLQFFAQTKKSDLINPEVMADEISAKLPQAIRFAPYAKMDDTLVGVPGDTITRPKYGYVGAAADLVEGVAMDTTKMSMTTTQVTVKEAGKAIEVTQTAIITNVTGTLSEAENQLKLAMSDKIEIDYLAALNTSLLSFTGAPTTPGAILDAIDVFGDEDETELVLFIHPKDYTKLVKNLFTVGGKTQETAITKGQVAEVVGVKDIVKTKRLTEGTSFLQKIGAIEIINKKKVDVKTDYDILARTHVLAANAHYGINLFNDNGVVKITAGP, from the coding sequence ATGAAACAACCAAAATTTATGAAACCAGAACCAATTGATTTAATTTTGCCATTAAACAAACAACACGGGTTACAATTCTTTGCCCAAACAAAGAAGTCGGATCTAATCAATCCCGAGGTAATGGCTGATGAAATTTCAGCCAAATTACCGCAAGCCATTCGTTTTGCTCCATATGCCAAAATGGACGATACTTTAGTTGGTGTACCAGGTGACACAATTACACGACCGAAATACGGTTATGTTGGTGCAGCGGCAGATTTAGTTGAAGGTGTGGCAATGGATACAACTAAAATGTCTATGACAACTACGCAAGTGACTGTTAAAGAGGCGGGTAAAGCTATCGAAGTCACTCAAACCGCCATCATTACAAACGTTACTGGTACGTTATCTGAAGCAGAAAACCAATTGAAATTAGCTATGTCCGATAAAATCGAAATCGATTACTTAGCTGCATTAAACACCTCACTACTATCGTTTACAGGTGCACCTACTACACCAGGAGCAATCTTAGATGCCATCGATGTATTTGGCGATGAAGATGAAACGGAATTAGTGTTATTTATCCACCCAAAAGACTACACAAAACTAGTGAAGAACTTGTTTACGGTGGGTGGTAAAACGCAAGAAACAGCCATCACAAAAGGGCAAGTCGCTGAGGTAGTTGGTGTTAAAGATATCGTTAAAACAAAGCGATTAACAGAAGGAACAAGTTTCCTACAAAAAATCGGCGCGATTGAAATTATTAACAAGAAAAAAGTTGATGTAAAAACGGACTATGATATTTTAGCTCGTACACATGTATTAGCCGCAAACGCTCATTACGGCATCAATTTATTTAACGATAATGGTGTTGTAAAAATTACTGCTGGACCTTAA